In Finegoldia magna ATCC 53516, a genomic segment contains:
- a CDS encoding G5 domain-containing protein, with product MKINKKLLMAALASAVIVSAPQSKTFADKQTDSSQAVTEKLIDNQLAKAKESAEQKNSEKAQAETAANAKEKANADEEKQNQQESSNIKSEKEINFKKTGFGSQALNHPAQATAVSNVENEADNSGLEVSDEKPAEAQKAEPAEPNYSEDEKKVGNYRESQMEPGQVDENGDLVSGGPTHTEPNSPDMDFKDGARYKTLEPGGDSPDKKKFGIEIEIDKEKGQRTYTEIGFTNSGLLGGVLDNGSNPANDEGKELADGFKDPNYKAEADLDITSSGKQRNVNIWASEEDLKHINNTANDNTTMAWQGKYKADNPNGLKATQGNSASFIFTVNPWPNENDKLQLIKLEGEYKDKVFVKGQEVDTKIKVENLDDNAKGRLVGQVYNPNTGKVVPGASAYIDENGIVKVKMPKGALKQDASGKYVVDEESIFNTADYKGIQHLDVRFFARPRTKAEFENVASKNNEFTNGDAKYTETGAGTADINHKGTNVTIDKQGIDRYDHYNLIGKFNLNLDDTRHYDQDFKDQQGNKLDEHTSTKVIPGEDFSVEIQDPAETGGIQKTGAEMDGAYSRGEASGKLKAEFLDIANKQIAADLGVDYKEFITSDEYADKRWVIDGKSDNISKFTIRAPKQAKAGDFLALPVEYTYTNGSTDTHWFHFVVQETNNNRPEYLAEVGPQGNTLVNNPIVPKKEQDLKKNQPESYELIGNTFKDNKGNVWNVSIDQKTGAVTATLPTNLPEGKEINGGEKLTVPVKVKYTDQTTGEERTEEIKAQFIATKQHKTQTSEKLTSEIPFETKVEYDPNLPEGYFQEFQAGQKGELTTTFIQDTLNGKKGLFQTDGTFIEGDRKIESTVTREATPRIIKIGTMPSSTTIEIPFDTEYEVDDTLAAGETKIVNDGEKGEVTITTSREKDGSVTINKETTKEAKNKKIKIGTKTQGQIVDTDKIPFKYKVEFDPDFYKNYPDATENYKIVTPGKEGENTKTWTIVNSEKVGDPEVKITDPVDAVIKVGQKDYNGTVTNTVTKEIPYTVKVVKNPELEAGKSNVKQKGVAGSRTYEYTGEIVNGNLIEGSTFTEKELIDKYVAPKEEIIEIGTKPADNQVDVEKTVDVIVEYVYDSTKEKGYRNIEDLVPGKVITKIVNKYNPETGKIESKEETTVIPGTRRVTFGTKDFSGEYEEVNKNIVPYETKIVFDNTLAAGDKIITQAGVNGETVTKTKKHLVNGEVVRSDDPVTEETKKVQNQIIKVGTMTEGKHSHEEKIPFKYEIEYDSNLKAGEYVVDVEGKEGSRTTEWTIKNSEVVEGSASVTKEEAPINAKIRVGKKDFTGNISHEVTEKIPYDVKIEEDPTMIAGISKVVTEGKAGSKTTKYTQGIKNGEKDGDLQSEVTAETKPTQQVIKVGTKPAENNKDYSKEVGVKVEYVYDSSLKMGVFKDGGLTPGKVETKIVNKYDPATGKITTTEEEIVTEAVQKIIVGTQDFTGKYPYESTTEIPFKVVVKEDPNLAKGQSRVEQEGKAGSKTTYYEIAIKNGEKVGDPVKIKEVENDQPLDHIIYVGTAVAKSSTVKTVDREIPFETEYIYDDTMDAGSEKVESEGKVGKEKVTITTKITDGTGETSEETTTITEKEDRKVRIGTKTVTKVVEKTFNTEYVYDENLEAGKTEEVTPGKNGKVTITTTYDQDQKKVVTSETEEKGQNRVIRIGGKTNGTHTYTNKKPYEVEIKVNPELKKGEHKVIQKGVEGEEEFTVTIENSKVTKTSEPKETKAPVKEIIEVGSDDFTGTFETKKTKAVEFETEYIVDETLEPGKTVVDKEGKLGEEEITVTHTIVNGKVTKSEESKPVQTKAPEKRVVRVGKKPSEGETKNTIERKIPYETKLIYDETLESGTQKIENEGKAGKEEVTITQKIKDSKPVGDPTETTKTITEKEDRVVRIGVKPVVKEVELGHDTEYKHNPELKEGETKVIEEGSKGSVKYTTKFNKETGKLEVTEERTEPTNKVVEYGSKTDGEFKYESEKAYDIIIRENPNLEAGKTNVIQEGKPGKTETTVKIENSKEVSRDTKTITEKQDKIIEIGTKNVCEIPPVNPDKPVDPDKPVDKDPENPTKPGEKDPENPDKPGDKDPENPDKPGDKDPENPDKPGDKDPETPIKPGDKDPENPDKPGDKDPENPDKPGDKDPENPDKPGDKDPETQIKPGDKEPENPETPGEKPNEPGTPGETPEENGKTPENNGKTPENNGKTPDNNSGDSPNKPNETQKTPETTEQGKRKEKADTPNRESAGKLPKAGSESEIMMLSMSALMTAAGFAGLKKKRKDR from the coding sequence TTGAAAATCAACAAAAAATTACTCATGGCAGCATTGGCCAGTGCAGTAATTGTATCGGCACCACAATCGAAAACATTTGCCGATAAGCAAACAGATAGCTCACAAGCTGTCACAGAAAAATTAATTGACAATCAACTTGCAAAAGCAAAAGAATCTGCTGAACAAAAAAATTCAGAAAAAGCGCAAGCAGAAACAGCAGCAAACGCAAAAGAAAAAGCGAACGCAGATGAAGAAAAACAAAACCAACAAGAAAGCTCGAATATAAAATCAGAAAAGGAAATCAATTTCAAAAAAACAGGCTTCGGATCACAAGCATTAAATCATCCCGCACAAGCAACGGCAGTAAGTAATGTGGAAAATGAAGCAGATAATTCTGGACTTGAAGTGTCTGATGAAAAACCTGCAGAAGCACAAAAAGCTGAACCAGCTGAGCCAAACTATTCTGAAGACGAAAAGAAGGTAGGAAACTACCGCGAAAGCCAAATGGAACCAGGCCAAGTAGATGAAAATGGCGACCTAGTTTCCGGTGGTCCAACTCATACTGAACCAAATAGTCCTGATATGGACTTTAAGGACGGAGCTCGCTACAAGACCCTAGAACCAGGTGGTGATAGTCCAGACAAGAAAAAGTTTGGTATTGAAATAGAAATCGACAAAGAAAAGGGCCAAAGGACCTATACGGAGATTGGCTTTACCAATTCTGGACTTCTTGGAGGAGTACTTGATAATGGCTCTAACCCAGCAAATGATGAAGGGAAAGAGCTTGCTGATGGCTTCAAAGACCCTAACTACAAGGCTGAAGCTGATCTTGATATAACGTCTTCAGGAAAACAAAGGAATGTGAATATTTGGGCTAGTGAAGAAGACCTAAAGCATATCAATAACACAGCTAATGACAATACCACCATGGCTTGGCAAGGCAAATACAAAGCTGATAATCCTAATGGTCTGAAAGCTACTCAAGGGAATAGTGCTAGCTTTATTTTTACAGTCAACCCATGGCCAAATGAAAATGACAAACTCCAATTAATTAAGCTAGAAGGAGAGTACAAGGACAAGGTCTTTGTCAAAGGCCAAGAAGTAGATACAAAGATAAAAGTAGAAAACCTAGATGACAATGCCAAGGGAAGACTAGTAGGCCAAGTTTATAATCCAAACACAGGCAAGGTCGTACCGGGAGCCAGCGCCTATATTGACGAAAATGGTATTGTAAAGGTAAAAATGCCTAAGGGCGCCCTAAAACAGGATGCAAGTGGCAAGTATGTAGTAGATGAAGAGTCTATTTTTAACACAGCTGACTATAAGGGCATCCAACATCTAGATGTCAGATTTTTTGCCCGTCCTAGAACTAAAGCTGAGTTTGAAAATGTAGCTTCTAAAAACAATGAATTTACCAATGGTGATGCGAAGTATACAGAAACAGGTGCAGGTACTGCTGACATCAACCATAAGGGAACCAATGTCACAATCGACAAGCAAGGCATCGACCGCTACGACCACTACAACCTAATTGGCAAGTTTAACCTAAACCTTGATGATACAAGACACTATGACCAAGATTTCAAAGATCAACAAGGAAATAAACTCGATGAACATACTTCAACAAAAGTAATTCCTGGTGAAGACTTTAGTGTCGAGATACAAGATCCGGCAGAAACCGGAGGTATCCAAAAAACCGGTGCAGAGATGGACGGTGCTTATAGTCGTGGAGAGGCCTCAGGTAAACTAAAAGCAGAATTTCTTGATATAGCCAATAAACAAATTGCAGCAGATCTAGGAGTTGACTATAAGGAATTTATAACTAGCGATGAATATGCAGATAAGCGCTGGGTTATTGATGGCAAGTCAGATAATATTTCAAAATTTACAATCAGAGCCCCAAAGCAAGCTAAAGCCGGTGATTTCTTAGCCCTACCTGTAGAATACACTTACACAAATGGTTCTACAGACACCCACTGGTTCCACTTTGTTGTTCAAGAAACTAACAATAATAGACCAGAGTATTTGGCAGAAGTAGGACCTCAAGGAAATACCTTGGTTAATAATCCTATTGTTCCAAAAAAAGAACAAGACTTAAAGAAAAACCAACCAGAATCCTACGAACTTATTGGAAATACTTTTAAGGATAACAAGGGAAATGTTTGGAATGTATCTATTGACCAAAAAACAGGTGCAGTAACAGCGACCCTTCCTACAAATCTTCCAGAAGGTAAGGAAATAAACGGTGGAGAAAAACTAACAGTGCCTGTCAAAGTAAAATATACTGACCAGACTACGGGAGAGGAAAGAACTGAAGAGATTAAGGCTCAATTTATTGCTACAAAGCAACACAAGACTCAAACTAGTGAAAAATTAACATCTGAAATTCCTTTTGAAACTAAAGTTGAATACGATCCAAATCTTCCGGAAGGATATTTCCAAGAATTCCAAGCTGGTCAAAAAGGAGAGCTAACTACAACATTCATCCAAGACACATTAAATGGGAAAAAGGGTCTTTTCCAAACTGATGGTACTTTTATTGAAGGCGATAGAAAAATAGAATCTACAGTTACAAGAGAAGCGACACCAAGAATTATTAAAATTGGTACGATGCCATCTTCAACTACAATTGAAATTCCATTTGATACGGAATATGAAGTTGATGACACATTGGCAGCAGGGGAAACTAAAATTGTAAACGATGGTGAAAAAGGCGAAGTGACTATCACCACATCAAGGGAAAAAGATGGCTCGGTAACAATAAATAAAGAAACGACTAAAGAAGCTAAAAACAAGAAAATAAAAATCGGTACAAAGACTCAAGGGCAAATTGTCGATACAGACAAGATTCCATTTAAATACAAGGTAGAGTTTGATCCTGACTTCTACAAAAATTATCCGGACGCTACTGAAAACTACAAGATTGTAACTCCAGGAAAAGAAGGAGAAAATACAAAAACTTGGACTATTGTCAATTCAGAAAAAGTTGGAGATCCAGAAGTTAAAATAACAGATCCAGTAGACGCTGTAATTAAAGTCGGCCAAAAAGACTACAATGGTACTGTTACAAATACAGTCACAAAAGAAATTCCATATACTGTAAAAGTAGTTAAAAACCCAGAGCTTGAAGCTGGAAAATCTAATGTTAAGCAAAAAGGTGTAGCCGGTTCAAGAACTTACGAATACACTGGTGAGATTGTAAATGGAAACTTAATAGAAGGATCTACATTTACAGAAAAAGAACTCATTGATAAGTATGTTGCACCAAAGGAAGAGATAATCGAAATTGGTACAAAACCAGCAGATAATCAAGTAGACGTAGAGAAAACTGTTGATGTTATTGTTGAATATGTCTATGATTCTACAAAAGAAAAAGGCTATAGAAATATTGAAGACCTTGTACCAGGTAAGGTAATAACAAAAATTGTTAATAAATATAATCCTGAAACAGGTAAAATTGAATCTAAAGAAGAAACTACTGTGATTCCAGGAACAAGAAGGGTTACTTTTGGAACGAAAGATTTCAGTGGAGAATATGAAGAAGTAAATAAGAATATCGTACCTTATGAAACGAAAATAGTTTTTGACAACACTCTTGCAGCTGGCGATAAAATAATTACACAAGCTGGTGTAAATGGGGAAACAGTTACTAAAACCAAGAAACATTTAGTAAATGGTGAAGTAGTAAGAAGTGATGACCCAGTTACTGAAGAAACTAAGAAAGTTCAAAACCAAATTATCAAAGTCGGCACAATGACTGAAGGTAAGCATTCACACGAAGAAAAGATTCCGTTTAAGTATGAAATCGAATATGATTCTAACTTAAAGGCTGGAGAATATGTAGTTGATGTTGAAGGAAAAGAAGGTTCAAGAACTACTGAATGGACTATAAAAAATTCTGAAGTAGTTGAAGGTTCTGCAAGTGTAACTAAAGAAGAAGCACCTATTAATGCAAAAATAAGAGTTGGAAAGAAAGACTTTACTGGCAATATCAGTCATGAAGTTACAGAGAAAATCCCTTATGATGTAAAAATCGAAGAAGATCCAACTATGATAGCTGGCATAAGCAAAGTAGTTACAGAAGGTAAGGCCGGATCTAAGACAACCAAGTACACTCAAGGAATTAAAAACGGCGAAAAAGATGGAGATCTTCAATCTGAAGTTACTGCTGAAACAAAACCTACCCAACAAGTTATTAAAGTAGGCACAAAACCTGCTGAAAATAATAAAGACTACTCAAAAGAAGTAGGTGTAAAGGTTGAATATGTATATGATTCAAGCCTAAAGATGGGTGTGTTCAAAGACGGTGGATTAACACCTGGTAAGGTTGAGACAAAGATTGTAAACAAATATGACCCAGCAACAGGGAAAATAACAACTACTGAAGAAGAAATTGTTACAGAAGCAGTTCAAAAGATTATTGTAGGTACACAAGACTTTACTGGAAAATATCCGTATGAAAGCACAACAGAAATTCCATTTAAAGTCGTAGTTAAGGAAGATCCAAATCTTGCTAAGGGACAAAGTCGTGTAGAACAAGAAGGAAAGGCCGGGTCTAAGACAACTTACTACGAAATAGCTATTAAAAATGGAGAAAAAGTCGGGGATCCTGTTAAAATTAAGGAAGTTGAAAATGATCAACCTCTAGACCACATTATCTATGTCGGTACTGCAGTTGCAAAAAGCTCAACAGTAAAAACTGTAGATAGAGAAATACCTTTTGAAACTGAATATATCTATGACGATACTATGGATGCAGGAAGTGAAAAAGTAGAAAGCGAAGGTAAAGTTGGTAAGGAAAAAGTAACTATTACTACAAAAATTACTGACGGTACTGGAGAAACTTCTGAAGAAACTACGACTATCACTGAAAAAGAGGATAGAAAAGTTAGAATTGGTACAAAAACAGTTACAAAAGTTGTAGAAAAAACATTCAACACAGAATATGTTTATGATGAAAACCTTGAAGCTGGAAAGACTGAAGAAGTAACTCCAGGTAAAAATGGCAAGGTTACTATTACAACAACTTATGACCAAGACCAAAAGAAGGTTGTAACTTCTGAAACAGAAGAAAAAGGTCAAAACAGAGTTATCAGAATCGGTGGTAAAACAAATGGAACTCACACTTATACAAATAAAAAACCATATGAAGTAGAAATCAAAGTAAATCCTGAACTTAAGAAGGGCGAACACAAGGTAATTCAAAAAGGTGTTGAAGGTGAAGAAGAATTTACAGTAACTATCGAAAACTCTAAAGTAACAAAAACTTCAGAACCAAAAGAAACAAAAGCACCAGTTAAAGAAATTATCGAAGTAGGTAGTGATGACTTTACGGGTACTTTTGAAACTAAGAAAACAAAAGCAGTTGAATTTGAAACAGAATATATTGTAGATGAAACTCTAGAACCAGGTAAAACAGTAGTCGATAAAGAAGGAAAACTTGGTGAAGAAGAAATAACTGTAACTCATACTATAGTAAATGGAAAAGTAACTAAGTCTGAAGAAAGTAAACCAGTACAAACAAAAGCTCCAGAAAAGAGAGTTGTTAGAGTAGGTAAGAAACCTTCTGAAGGCGAAACTAAGAATACTATCGAAAGAAAAATTCCTTACGAAACTAAGCTGATTTATGATGAAACATTAGAATCTGGAACTCAAAAGATTGAAAACGAAGGAAAAGCTGGTAAAGAAGAAGTTACTATAACTCAAAAGATTAAGGATTCTAAACCAGTAGGAGACCCAACAGAAACTACTAAGACTATCACAGAAAAAGAAGATAGGGTAGTTAGAATTGGTGTTAAACCAGTTGTAAAAGAAGTTGAACTTGGTCACGATACTGAGTACAAACACAATCCAGAGCTTAAAGAAGGCGAAACAAAAGTAATCGAAGAAGGTTCTAAGGGTTCTGTAAAATATACTACTAAATTCAACAAAGAAACTGGTAAGTTAGAAGTTACAGAAGAAAGAACTGAACCAACTAATAAGGTTGTAGAATATGGTTCTAAGACTGATGGTGAGTTCAAGTACGAAAGCGAAAAAGCTTACGACATCATTATTAGAGAAAATCCAAATCTTGAAGCTGGAAAGACTAATGTTATCCAAGAAGGTAAGCCAGGTAAAACTGAAACTACTGTTAAGATAGAAAACAGCAAGGAAGTTTCTAGAGATACAAAGACAATTACAGAAAAACAAGATAAGATTATCGAAATTGGAACTAAGAATGTTTGTGAAATCCCACCAGTAAATCCAGATAAACCAGTGGATCCAGACAAGCCAGTAGACAAAGATCCAGAAAATCCAACAAAGCCAGGAGAAAAGGATCCAGAAAATCCAGACAAACCAGGAGACAAAGATCCAGAAAATCCAGACAAACCAGGAGACAAAGATCCAGAAAATCCAGACAAACCAGGAGACAAAGATCCAGAAACCCCAATAAAACCAGGAGACAAAGATCCAGAAAATCCAGACAAACCAGGAGACAAAGATCCAGAAAATCCAGACAAACCAGGAGACAAAGATCCAGAAAATCCAGACAAACCAGGAGACAAAGATCCAGAAACCCAAATAAAACCAGGAGATAAGGAACCAGAAAATCCAGAAACACCAGGCGAAAAACCAAATGAACCAGGTACACCAGGTGAAACTCCAGAAGAAAATGGAAAAACTCCAGAAAATAATGGAAAAACTCCTGAAAACAACGGAAAGACTCCTGACAATAACAGTGGAGATTCTCCAAACAAACCAAATGAAACACAAAAAACACCTGAAACTACTGAACAAGGAAAACGCAAAGAAAAAGCAGACACTCCTAATAGAGAATCTGCCGGTAAATTGCCAAAAGCAGGTAGTGAAAGTGAAATCATGATGCTATCAATGTCAGCATTGATGACAGCAGCTGGATTTGCAGGATTGAAGAAAAAACGTAAAGACAGATAA
- a CDS encoding LLM class flavin-dependent oxidoreductase codes for MKISILNLIPRFIDETTKQSIDRGLELAKWADGQNFERYWVAEHHNSKSISCSATDLIIGYILENTQRIKVGAGGVMLPNHTPFQVAERYGTLETLYPERVDLGIGRAPGTDIETAKLIYRDTYKEDNFKEAIRTLLSYFEDEAENFKVRPYPGVGTHVPVYILGSSMTSAHIAAQLGLPYSFAGHFSPNTVEVALKIYREEFTPSKYLDKPYVMLGVSANAAYEKDAAEHIKQQAISIFLQIQNRNNRDAFLKADPNNSPELTSIEKFMIRTARGLRIEGDVNSVKDQFMEIKQKYNPDEIIAASYIPDFKLLKENYEIIQDLALNE; via the coding sequence ATGAAAATATCAATACTCAATTTAATACCAAGATTTATAGATGAAACAACAAAACAATCCATCGATCGTGGATTGGAACTTGCAAAATGGGCTGACGGACAAAACTTCGAAAGATATTGGGTTGCAGAACACCACAACTCCAAATCAATCTCATGCTCAGCAACAGATTTGATTATCGGATATATTTTAGAAAACACACAAAGAATAAAAGTCGGAGCAGGTGGCGTGATGCTTCCAAACCACACACCATTCCAAGTTGCAGAAAGATATGGAACGCTTGAAACATTGTATCCCGAAAGAGTTGATTTGGGAATCGGAAGAGCGCCTGGAACAGACATCGAAACAGCGAAATTAATCTACAGAGACACTTACAAGGAAGATAACTTCAAAGAAGCCATCAGAACACTTTTAAGTTATTTTGAAGATGAAGCGGAAAACTTCAAAGTACGCCCATACCCTGGAGTTGGCACACACGTTCCAGTGTATATCTTAGGAAGCTCCATGACATCAGCTCACATCGCAGCACAATTGGGACTACCTTATTCATTCGCAGGACATTTTTCGCCAAACACAGTTGAAGTCGCACTCAAAATCTACCGCGAAGAATTCACTCCATCAAAATATTTGGACAAACCATACGTAATGCTTGGAGTATCTGCAAACGCAGCTTACGAAAAAGACGCCGCAGAACACATCAAACAACAAGCCATCTCCATATTCTTGCAAATCCAAAACAGAAACAACAGAGATGCATTCTTAAAAGCAGACCCTAACAACAGCCCAGAACTCACATCAATCGAAAAATTCATGATAAGAACTGCCCGTGGACTTCGAATCGAAGGAGATGTGAATTCTGTAAAAGATCAATTCATGGAAATAAAACAAAAATACAACCCAGACGAAATCATCGCCGCATCCTACATTCCAGATTTCAAATTATTAAAAGAAAACTACGAAATCATACAAGATTTGGCGTTGAACGAATAG
- a CDS encoding UDP-N-acetylmuramoyl-L-alanyl-D-glutamate--2,6-diaminopimelate ligase, producing the protein MNLTDIIDKIDYIDYTKNNDDEITNVTNDSRKIEKGGVFVAISGMEFDGHRFIDKAIENGANTIVITEDVTQIDGINYIKVDDARIALAQISNVVCDFPSKKLRVIGVTGTNGKTTTSSMISHILEHLNSPCTNIGTNGTFIAKEKYETPNTTPEISEIDKILKLSVDKKIDNAVVECSSHGLYLHRLDGIDFDVAVFNNLSMEHMDFHKNMENYFDAKMILFENAKKKIANVDDEYGRKAKARFEDTYTFSLENESDFRAENVELIDGKMHFEIKNVKFVLNRFALFDVYNAVAAIAAVNLLGYELEDIAKALESFTGVEARFEFVNNDRGINIVIDFAHTPKAFENIYKSVPNDKRKIAVYGMSGDRTREIRHEVGKISAENNVFSVVTTDDPKFDTYENIADDIVSGIEEANGEFVRIKDRKSAIKHAIEMADKGDFVLLLGKGQETFIKLKGNEKTPYSEKETVNEVLDELKK; encoded by the coding sequence ATGAACTTAACTGATATTATAGATAAAATTGATTATATAGATTACACTAAAAACAATGACGATGAGATTACAAATGTGACGAATGACTCCAGGAAAATCGAAAAAGGTGGTGTGTTCGTGGCGATTTCTGGGATGGAATTTGATGGACACCGATTCATCGATAAGGCGATTGAGAATGGCGCAAACACTATTGTAATAACTGAAGATGTCACACAAATTGACGGCATCAACTACATCAAAGTCGACGATGCAAGGATTGCTCTTGCACAAATCTCAAATGTGGTGTGTGATTTTCCATCCAAGAAGCTTCGCGTGATTGGAGTAACTGGGACAAATGGCAAAACGACGACATCTTCTATGATTAGTCATATTTTGGAACATTTGAACTCACCATGCACAAACATTGGTACGAACGGAACTTTTATCGCGAAAGAAAAATACGAAACGCCAAACACGACTCCAGAAATCTCAGAAATCGACAAGATTTTGAAGCTTTCGGTGGACAAAAAAATCGACAACGCTGTAGTGGAATGTTCCAGCCACGGATTGTATTTGCACAGACTAGACGGGATTGATTTTGATGTGGCTGTGTTTAACAATTTATCGATGGAGCACATGGATTTTCACAAAAATATGGAGAATTACTTCGATGCTAAGATGATTTTGTTCGAAAATGCCAAGAAAAAAATCGCAAACGTAGATGATGAATACGGAAGAAAAGCTAAGGCTAGGTTTGAAGACACATACACATTCTCACTTGAAAATGAATCTGATTTTAGAGCAGAAAATGTCGAATTGATTGATGGCAAGATGCATTTTGAAATCAAAAACGTGAAATTCGTACTGAACAGATTTGCACTGTTTGATGTGTACAATGCGGTGGCTGCGATTGCTGCTGTGAATTTATTGGGATACGAATTGGAAGATATCGCCAAAGCTTTGGAAAGTTTTACAGGCGTTGAGGCGCGATTTGAATTCGTCAACAACGACAGGGGGATAAATATTGTCATTGATTTTGCACACACTCCAAAAGCGTTTGAAAATATCTACAAATCTGTGCCAAATGACAAACGCAAAATCGCAGTTTATGGAATGAGTGGCGACAGAACTCGTGAAATCAGACACGAAGTTGGGAAGATTTCTGCTGAAAACAACGTGTTCTCAGTGGTGACAACTGACGATCCAAAATTCGACACATACGAAAACATTGCAGATGATATCGTAAGTGGTATTGAAGAAGCAAACGGTGAGTTTGTAAGAATCAAAGACAGGAAATCTGCGATCAAACATGCGATTGAAATGGCTGATAAAGGAGATTTTGTGCTACTTTTGGGAAAAGGACAAGAAACTTTCATCAAGCTCAAAGGAAATGAAAAGACACCTTATTCTGAAAAAGAAACAGTCAACGAAGTGTTGGATGAATTGAAGAAATAA
- the rbsK gene encoding ribokinase, which yields MSILVIGSVNVDTTYNLENFPKPGETISSLSKSRSVGGKGANQAIACQKLGGDVKFLACVGNDMDADFIFEHMREYGVDTSNIIKKDVDTGTALINVDKTGQNEIVLDHGANYAITIQDIDDNIELLDECDILILQMEIPQEVNEYAIKKAKEKGVFVILNPAPSEFEVEDILDKVDLFVPNENEILRYSSKNNLKEAADELLDKNVGSVIITLGENGSEYFSKTEHIKQDAIKAKVVDTTSAGDSYIGAMAVMLDQKKSIKEAMEFATKASSKTVTRKGSGESIPTIDEIM from the coding sequence ATGTCAATTTTAGTTATAGGAAGCGTGAATGTAGACACTACATATAATTTGGAAAATTTCCCAAAACCAGGGGAGACAATATCGTCACTGTCAAAGAGCAGATCTGTCGGTGGCAAGGGAGCAAACCAAGCGATTGCTTGTCAAAAACTCGGCGGAGATGTGAAGTTTCTTGCGTGCGTGGGAAATGATATGGACGCTGATTTTATTTTCGAACATATGCGTGAATACGGCGTGGATACATCGAACATAATCAAAAAAGATGTCGACACGGGAACTGCGCTAATAAATGTGGACAAAACTGGTCAAAACGAAATAGTTTTGGATCATGGGGCAAATTATGCGATTACAATTCAAGATATCGACGATAACATCGAGCTTTTGGATGAGTGCGATATTTTGATTTTGCAAATGGAAATCCCGCAAGAAGTGAACGAATACGCGATTAAAAAAGCGAAGGAAAAGGGAGTTTTCGTGATATTAAACCCTGCTCCAAGTGAGTTTGAAGTGGAAGATATATTGGACAAAGTGGATTTGTTTGTGCCTAATGAAAATGAAATTTTGAGATATTCTAGCAAAAATAATTTGAAAGAAGCAGCAGATGAATTGCTGGACAAAAATGTCGGCTCCGTGATAATAACATTGGGAGAAAACGGATCTGAGTATTTTTCAAAAACAGAACACATCAAACAAGATGCCATCAAAGCGAAAGTCGTGGACACAACATCTGCAGGTGACAGCTACATCGGAGCGATGGCAGTCATGCTCGATCAAAAAAAATCCATCAAAGAAGCGATGGAATTTGCCACAAAAGCATCATCAAAGACAGTAACCAGAAAAGGATCGGGAGAATCCATCCCAACAATAGATGAAATAATGTAA
- a CDS encoding polyphosphate kinase 2 family protein: MDIKKYRVKPNKKVDLEKFSTKKDDSYSKEEVKEEILPQNLEKMFEFQEKLYAENKRGILVVLQAMDAAGKDSLVKKVFTALNPAGCKVTSFKQPSTEELDHDYLWRITKATPSYGEVGIFNRSHYEDVLVTRVHNLVNKKNDDDFWNKRFEDINAFEKYLDNNGIKVVKFFLHVSKDEQKERLLDRINLDEKHWKFAASDILERENWDDYHKAYEDMLEHTSTDYAPWYVVPADNKWFTRLLVSEIMLDLFEQLDPHVPELSKEEESQLDKWKKVLIEEDENNEK; the protein is encoded by the coding sequence ATGGATATTAAAAAATACAGGGTAAAACCTAATAAAAAAGTTGATTTGGAAAAATTTAGCACTAAAAAAGACGATTCTTATTCAAAAGAAGAAGTGAAGGAAGAAATTCTTCCACAAAATTTGGAAAAGATGTTTGAATTTCAGGAAAAATTATACGCTGAAAACAAGAGGGGAATTTTGGTTGTGCTTCAAGCTATGGATGCTGCAGGCAAGGATAGTTTGGTAAAAAAAGTGTTCACGGCGCTTAATCCTGCGGGCTGCAAGGTCACAAGCTTCAAGCAACCTTCCACAGAAGAATTGGATCACGATTATTTGTGGAGAATTACAAAGGCAACTCCTTCTTATGGAGAGGTTGGGATTTTCAACAGATCACACTATGAGGATGTTCTTGTAACCAGAGTTCACAATTTGGTTAACAAGAAAAACGACGATGATTTTTGGAATAAAAGGTTCGAAGATATCAATGCGTTCGAAAAATATTTGGACAATAATGGTATCAAGGTTGTGAAGTTTTTCTTGCATGTGTCGAAGGACGAACAAAAAGAAAGACTTTTGGATAGGATTAACTTGGATGAAAAACATTGGAAGTTTGCAGCTAGTGACATTTTGGAAAGAGAAAACTGGGACGATTATCACAAGGCTTATGAAGATATGTTGGAGCATACTTCAACTGATTATGCACCTTGGTATGTAGTTCCTGCGGACAACAAATGGTTCACTAGACTTTTAGTGAGTGAGATTATGCTGGATTTGTTCGAGCAATTGGACCCACACGTCCCTGAACTTTCCAAGGAAGAAGAATCGCAACTAGACAAATGGAAGAAAGTTTTGATAGAGGAAGATGAAAATAACGAGAAATAA